AGTCAACATTTTCTTCTGAAAAAAGGTTCATGCTTGAAAAATTATAAAACCAAAATTTTAGCTTACCCAAACTACCAAATTTACAAATATTAAATAAAATCAGTTTTTTAGTGATGATTTATATATATTATATTTTTTATTTAAAATTTCAAAATATTAATAAAATAAGATGATAAAATATGTACCATTATAATTTTAAATAGGGCCACATATGAAAATAAATATGCTTTAGGCCACTAAAATGTTAGGGACGGCACTGGGTAGCGTAATAGTACTGGTTCATTTGAGATAGTTGGTGAACACATCGGTTCAAAATCGCATTCCTGTTAGAGAAAAAAGTTGTGGTACTTTGCTGTAAAATTATGTTTTAGACCTCGTTTGAAAATTCAAAGCTGAACTATTCGTCAACATCGTTTTCTTGCGAGTTTCGATCCAGATACATTGGTCAATTAAATAAATTTGTTTTTGTCATTTTTGAATTCCAGATTGAATAAAAAATCTTAACCAGATAAAGATAATCTAATGATTTTATTTTTACTTTGCAGGTTGCCAAATATCAGAAAACTTGCGTTACCAATACAGGAAACTCAAAATCTGAATTCACTGGCATCATCTTTTAGTAAATGGAAGAATCTCAAAACCTTGATTATTGCCAAATTTGCAAATAATGACGACTTGAACCATGAGTTTAAAACTATTGCAGAGAACTGTAGAAACCTTACCACCATAAAACTAGCTTATAGATTGGACCATAAATTAGCCAATATAATTCTTGGTAAGCTTCCGAACCTCGAGAGACTGAGCTTGCGCTGCACTTCTGTTAGTATAAAAGCAGTTAAGTTGCTCATCATCGGCCTTCAGAACCTCAAAAGTCTTAACCTCTCACATTGCTTATTCACAAAACCGTATTTTAGCATCGACGTAAAGAGTGCAATAATAGGAATGTCACGTACGGATGAACTTGTACAACTCGGCACTCAGAAGCTTGAAAACTTTAAGGTGTGTTTTTGGGACTGCACAATTTGTCTAGATGTGTGGAAAGGTTCGTCAGATCCTCGGTATTATAGCAACTATGAGTATAAGCAGTGGGAAACTGATGAGATAGAGGAGTTTGAGTTTTAAAGCCTACATTTATCTAAAAATGTTTTGAAAAGAAAAAAGTTGATTGATTTATCTATTATTGTAAAATTTCAGTTGTTATGAACTTTTTATTTTTGTATATCTCCAATTAACTACCCTATCAATGTACTATATAGCATGATTCATATTCATGGTGAATGAAGGTAGTTGATTTGAGACAAAGAAAAGTACTGTACGAGTAGAAACTTATTTCTAAATACAGTAAAAACTTTATAAATTAATAATATTGGAATTTTAATGTTTATTAATTTATATTAAAAAAAAAATTTGAATTTGATATATATTTTTTATAAAATAAAATAAAACATTTACGGTATATGTATCAATTAAATTTTATAAATATAATTTTATGTTATTTTTATTCAATTATTTGGTATACAAACAATAAATTCCATAACTGTAACTACTATATTTTTTTACTTCATTCTGTGAATTATATTTTTATATCTATATAAATTTTATAAGTATTAATTTTTAATATATGTTTACATCTGAACTATATACTATCATAAAAAAATATTATTGAATATTAATTTATATAATTTATACTATATAATGCAAAAAATCATTAAGGCCATTATTTCTCTTTTCTCTTATTATATTACACAACGTCAAGAATGAGAGTAACACAAGTTTTGATACATAGATACATAACACCACTTCCTTTGGCCATTATCCCTTTGTTGCTGCAATCTCAACCCATCTTCTACATCTGCGAGAAAAAGTCAAGATTCTGGAAAGTGTGTGTTGATATTATAAATTCATCAATGAAGAAAGATTGGGCTTACTACCTCTTGAGTAAAAGATTATGGCGAATTCATTTCCTGAGAGCATCTGATGTGAGAAGTCCCATCTGTTCAGTAAGATGGTTCATTTGTTGATTGTTGCTCAACACATTCCTCAGGTTGGGTTGTAACTCCAGCTGCTCCATTATCAACTCATTGTCCACCGACCCTGGCACTAGCTCGTCAGAGTCCCCAATCCCTGAGCTCTCACCAAAGAACTGTTCCCACAATGAATCTTGTACTCCAGGAAGCAACTCATTGGTTTCCAGCATCATTGAGCCATCCAAAACAGCCATTATTGGATCCAGACACTCTCCAGTATCTCTCTCGCATCCAACTAGATCCGGACTTGGGCTCCCAGAACCTCCTTCTGCTCCTTGCTTTGGAGCTAACAGATCAGCTTGAGGTTGAGGATAAGGCAAATTGGTCTCCAAGACTTGGTTTGTTGTATTGGATGAAACATCAGTGAATGCAACAACTCCAGATGGTCCATTCGAGGAACTTCCGTTGTCTGAAAGGTTAGGATTAGGAACATCTCCCAAAAGAAAGCTACCGTGATTGTTGGTATGCGTGTTACTCATGTTGTTTATCTGCTGGAGCATACTGTTTGATGACTCGTTCATCGACGACTGGTACCTCACAATCTGGCGGCTAAGACCGTTAAGCCCCTGGCTACCACCACTATTCTTCTGATCCTCAACGGGTAGCCTCCTCTTCTTGTTGCTCTCAGACATGTGCTGGCTCCCCTCGTTATTACTCTGCTGTGAGAACTGGTTTAAGAAGCCTGGACTCTGTACAGCCTTCGCTAAGAACGACATCATTTGCTGCTGCCTCTGCTCCATCACGTGAACCTTCTGCCCCACGTGCTGAAGATGATTTTCTGTGACTTGCTGTTGTTGCCTTAACCGAACGAGTTCTTGCATGAGGACGTTCTTGTCCCGCTGGAGTCTTTCCACTTCTTCGTCGAGTCCGAACTTGCCCACTTCAACGCAGGCGCCGACGGATGAGTGCTGGACTTGAGGCTGCTGTGGTGGCTGCACCTGAGAAGGTTTGCGACGGATGATGCTCTTTAGCAGTTGTTTTTGGCCTTTTAGAAATCCCTCGTTTGCGAATTCCCAGCGGTCTGGATCAACTTTTCTGAAGCCCTGAAAGAAAATAAAGGAACAGTGATTAACCACAAGAAGTTACTTGAGATATGAAGGCAGCAAAGAACAAAGTATAAACATAAAAGACCATCAAATACTTAAATAATATGAAAAAAAAACTATCTACTGTGTCTAACTACAGGTACCATTGGCTCAAGGAAACTAATAGTTCTTAAGTATATCGGCATGTACCTGGACGGTAAAAATACAAATGAATGGAAAGTTAACTTGAGAGAACTGTTTAGATATTTTGTTTTCTGACTTAAGAGTAGAAATGGAACTGCTGAGGAAACCAAATCTTCAGACACATATGGGGACATGTCCAAATAAGCCTGCAAAGTTCGTTGGATCCTTTTGGTAAGTAAGAGAACTTAGAGAAGCAAAGCAGAACAAAAACTAAAGCTATGTAAGAGTACTGTCTTCATATTTTTATTTGTCCTAAAACAATTCTTTTGTAAAATGGTATGAGAAATTTCATTCCAGCCTCACAGACAAAGATGTCTCGCAGAGACTTAAAACACACACAAAATAAAGAATATGTCTGCCTGCACTAAGTATACATATACATAATACTACTAAAAGATAATCTGCAAAACAATGACAAACCATATACAAGTATATAAAAGTATTGGTTATCAACTTTTTAAAAATGGAACAATTAATGAAACTAAATGAAGCATCACAACACACAAACAACACTCATAGGAGTTGACTTCTCAAAGAATATTCTCACACCCTCTGACGACAAAGGATACCTAAGTGGTGACTCTTAAGAATAATGGTTCCTGCTCTGAAAAGGCTTAAGAATAACATTGCTTACACTTCCTAAAACCCAGAGATAAAAGACTACAATCACTTGTTCACAAACCAAGAAAAAATCCAAAACTTTAAATAAATAAATAAAAAAGTGAGAAAATAAATCACAGAAAGCAATGAAATAAATCAGATGACAAAATTAAAAAGACAATGGATAGGATGCTTACGTAAGTGTTGAGCTGTCTGACAAAGCTAGAGAAGTTGTTGTGCTTGAAGTACTTCGGTAGAAACTGTTTAGAGAACTCAGGTACGTTCCACACGACGAAGCTGTTGCTGCCGCTGCTCCAAGACACCACCTCATCAGTCGATGGATCGTCAACCATGTCGTAAGTCTTGCTCAGAAACGGCGGAATAGAGCTCATCACCACCGTCGTAGAAGAGTTCGCCGTAGGTACAGATTCGCTAACCGATCCCATTTCTAATCCCAAAAGATGTTATCTTTATCGACAAAGAGAGAGAGAGAGAGAGAGAGAGAGAGAGAGAGAGAGAGAGAGAGAGAGGTTCTTCTTGTTGTACACTTTTATTTATTTTAAGTTCTGCAATTAAGCTTTTACTCTGCCTCTTTTATTTATAAACTTTCTTATTCCAGAAAGCGGTGGAGTTTCTCAGGAGAGTCGCGTTTTAAACCGTTGATTTGATTCTCTCTGTACCGTCCGATTTGTATTTTTTTATTAAATGAATTACTTTTTAGATAAGAAATACACGTGGGCCACTGAGATAACGTACTTGGGCCTTTTTATATTCATTAACGTACCTGGTCTTTTTTTTCCTAAAGAATCTGGTCCTAAGCTTTTTCAGACGTAGCATTTTGGACTCGCGTTGAATTATTGGAATTTGGTCGCAGTTATATTCGCGTTTTTGCTCTGCTGCTCTACTGCTTACCGCTGCGAAAGGCCAATACTACTATTTTACAAAAAAATCATATATTTTTAAGATATTCAATTACTATACAATTGAGGAAGAAAAAAATCTGTGTAATATAGTTAACGGTAAATAAAAAGAAAACAAGAAACGAGAATTATCATCTCATCATTGTACATCATATGCCTTTAATTACTCCAATTTATTAGTATTTGATTGAGCAAGGAATTTTCAGTACATGTGTGTAAGAAAGATTAACAAATAACCCCAAAATCATGTAATTATTTTTTGGTAAATATATAAAAATATTATTACCAATTTTCATTTTTGACAAAATTACAAAGGATAACACAATACAGAAAAAAAAAATTTAACACTGACTCAGTCTAGAACCGAAAGCAAGATAGACACATCACCATAACCATAGTCCCAAGGCTCGACTAAATCCGCACCAACAACTTGCCGCAAAAAGATGAATCAAGTTCAACCGAGAATCGGAACCCGATAATTTTAGTCTTCCCGATAAATCCGTTCTTAAAGATAATGGTCCACCCGAGAATAGCTCGTCGATAGCTTCAAAATCGTGTAATTTTCTAAGACGTTTTTAAAATTTTCCAAAGACTTGATATATAGTAGTAGTATATAGTATAATCGTTAGTTGTCTCCTATCGAATGTTTCAGTACATTACATAGCTTCTTGTATAAGAGGCATGTGTGTTTGTCTGCTGCAAACAGGCATGTGAGCCAAGATGCCTCACTTCTATCGAGAAAGACCCTAGAGGCAAAAGAGGGGGCAAAAGTTAGTGTATCTTTTTCACTTTGCTTGATACTCGAAACTCGTTCCCTGATTCCTTCTCGCGAAGCAAATTTACCCAATCAAAAACCAAACCCACGCAGATCTAGGTTGGCAAGATCTACCAGGATCCGAATAGGTCAACGGGTCCGATCCAGTAATCTAGTTCGGTTGTATAGGCTTCATATATCAAGTCATCATCATTAATTACGTGTTAGTAGGTTCCTAGATTTTTTTTTTACCAAAAATCTTAAAATAATTAGCTTTGTGAAAAAATAGCTAGTTGCTTCATTGGCGATTATACAGAAAAAAAAATATAACCACCTTTTAAATGTCAGCTTAAACAATAAATATTGTATACTTTCTCCCAAGAAAAGAACCATGCAAGGCCAAAAGAAAGAAAATTTTCTTAAGGTGGTGGCAATGACGTCTTCTTCCTCCTTATCCGTCATTACATTCCTCCTCTTCGTGCATCTCTCTTTGTCTCGTGAGTCCTCTCCGCAAATCCCAAGCGTAACCAAATCTCTCTTTACTCTGGTACGGACAATTCACACCGGTTCAAAAGGAGAGGGTTCACGATTTCGCTTAACTTTGACGCCAAGGAAGGTCTTGATCCAAAGGTATCGTCGTGGGGGAAAGTGGGGAGAGTTATCAAGAGAGGTATGAGGTCAAGGATATTTACCGACAGAAGAAAGAAGAATAACAAAACAGTAGTTCCGAGGATTAAGGTGAAGATTGTCCGTAGTTACATAGATAAGAAGATGATATTTGGAAATGATTTGACAATCGATAATGGTGAGATAGAAGTCGAAAACGGCCGTAGGAAACATATCGTAAGTGGTGTCGTGGTATTACTTGCACCACAAGTTAGGGCTCAGGGGTTAGGGCTTTGTAACAAAACTTGCCAACAGTACGGCCTTACCGTCAATGATATTATTAAAGGTTTGATTTTATCAGCGTTAATCTATTTGACCCTTGAAATGGATAATATTAAAACAGAAGTACAAATTAGACCAGTTTTCTTCAAAGATTTCTAATACACAGTCGTTTTATTTAATAACTAAACGTCTAAACCAATTACTTAAATTGAATGATCCACCAACAAAATATCAAAGTATTGGCTCCTTTTTCTTCATATCGCAACTCCAGTGCTTCGTTAAAGCTTTTTGAGGTGGCTCCTGGTCTCACCGACCTTGACTCACTGTGGTCTGCGACCGTACTCTCCTACCCACCGTGGCTCTTCCTCCCATGGCCGGCTGATGAGGGGGATAAGCGGTGCGACGCCCCGGGCCCAAGCCTGTGTCCCTCCGTATATTAATAGTTAAGAGGTTCAATTTTTTTATAAATCTTTATTTTTATATTAAAAAAATTATAATTATAATAAATAAATTTGAAAAGGGTCCAAAATTATATGATACGTCTATATTTTTATTTTCATCACAAAATATACAATATATTACTGATTAAATTTTAAAAATATTTTAAATATTATATGAATATAAATTTTAGGGGGCAAATTTTTTTTTTCTGGGCTAGGACCCATATCAGTGTCAAGCCGGTCATGCTTCCTCCATGCCCTCCAGTACTCTTCATATCTGCCGCTTTGTTGCGTGACGCGTCTTAAGTCCACGACCTCTCTATTCCGTGTCTCTGCTCCGTTTATCCGTCGTGGCCTTCGTCGTCATGGCTGCAGGCATCATCAAGCTCCAGATACAGCGAAGAGAAAGCTCGATCCATTACTATAGCTGGCTTCTCCGTATTTGCACTTTAGGTCCCTCACATTTCTGATTATTTTCAAATCAGCCCAAATCTTTGTAAATTGCAGAAACTTCCTCTCGAATCAACCCTAGTCTTTCAATTGTGTTATCTAGACCCATGAATATTCCATTCGACGGACCCAATTAGCATTTGTTTACTCTGTTTAATTTTCTGCTGCGGCTAGAATTTCATTTTTTTAAACATGGCTACAAATTTTTGGAATGGAATATTTACGGAATCCCCATGAATAGGCTAAAACTTTATTCCATGGTATTTACATGAGATTGCTCTTTCTTATTCTCAAGCAAGTCCCTGAGAGGGCTTAGTTGATCCATGATAATTATGTTTCGTCTTTTCTTTCCTTTTAGTTTGTTTCGAAAAAAAGATCGATCAATTCCGATTTTTTCTTTTTCTATTGATTCTTTTCGGATCGAGATGTATGGATCCACGGATCTATGTGTTTATATAGATCATGTTCATGGATTAACGAAAATGTGCAAACGCTCTATTTGCCTCTGCCATTTCATTTATTTATCTACATAAAAAAGGTTGACATCTATTAATCAACCGAGTGTATTAAAATCGAGTGCATAAATTATGTCGGTATGTCTTTGGTTTTGTGTATACATTCAATTGTCATACGTCTTTGGTATAAACCAAACCAAATAATCTTTGAAAAAATATACAAAATATTAATATACACACAACTTTAATTAAGGCAACCAAAAATCATATTGTCGAACAAAATACCTGAAATTAACTATGCACACTGATTTTGACATATTTATGCGGAATGTTAGTAAGTATTCAATTGAAGATATATGAAATCTTAATCAGTTCCATAAAATATTTGTCAAAATCAACCACTTTACTTATAACTTAGCTTAACAATATCCTTCTTCTTTGCTATCACATTAACCAAAAAGATTTTGATCTTTTACATACAATCTATAAATGAACAACTAGAATATTTATTTTCTATATAATATCACATACATCGAAAAAAGTTTTGGAAATATGTAAAGAAATTCTATTTCCTTTAAAATATATATATTTCGACATTCCTATTTATTCCGAGATAATCTTTTAATTTTAATAGGAAACAAAAAAAACAAATATTCTTGGACTAAACCAATCATAATCGATTTTATAAACTATGTATTTAAATCAAAGGGTCTAACTGGTGACCAAGGAATAAAATGAATCAATGCATTCCTTAATGTTCCTAATTTTTTTACCATTTATAAAGAATATTTTTTTCTTTTCATTCATTTCTATTTCTTTAATTCTAGAGGAATATAGAATAAACTTGTTCCTCACCAAAATTGATAAGGAATAATATTTATTTTCATTCCTATACTTTTTTTCCTATTCATTCTTAATGTTCTTATAATAGTCACCAGTTAGACCCTAAATATCTAATCAACAGAGGAAATATGATCAATTTTAAAAATATCAGAATTGACAATTATTTAATTTCTTTTCATAAAACTTGCAAATTACACTATTGAGAATATTTTGTGCTGATTATTTCCATATTTCACAATCGCACAAACCATATATATACCATATATTACGTGAAACTATTTTTATTCTGAAAAATAAACAAATCATGTCTAAGAAAAGAATTAATATCACTATATGTAATGTTGTTAAGATACGGATGATGAAAAAAATGAATCAATATCACTATATGTAATGTTGTTATGAAAAGAAAATTGATTACAAGTGTGTTACTTAACGAATATTTTGTATAACTTCTATTCGAATGCAATCTAACAATACAAATATTTATATAAACTACTATAATCATAAACTCTATAAGACAATATATAAAATTACTGTAAATTTCTGGTATAAAATTATGTTGCTGAAAAGTTCATA
This sequence is a window from Brassica oleracea var. oleracea cultivar TO1000 chromosome C1, BOL, whole genome shotgun sequence. Protein-coding genes within it:
- the LOC106341097 gene encoding putative F-box protein At4g11580, with protein sequence MDKDMLVNIFKKLDVVDVIMGASRVCITWFLASHNKTIWNTIKFNDTDSIVVDNTKQPTRVGLLDNNNGEKHRYQLREILIEINKFSRAAPVEFFFNVNSNVLEEDLAIISNGLPNIRKLALPIQETQNLNSLASSFSKWKNLKTLIIAKFANNDDLNHEFKTIAENCRNLTTIKLAYRLDHKLANIILGKLPNLERLSLRCTSVSIKAVKLLIIGLQNLKSLNLSHCLFTKPYFSIDVKSAIIGMSRTDELVQLGTQKLENFKVCFWDCTICLDVWKGSSDPRYYSNYEYKQWETDEIEEFEF
- the LOC106344903 gene encoding heat stress transcription factor A-1e, producing the protein MGSVSESVPTANSSTTVVMSSIPPFLSKTYDMVDDPSTDEVVSWSSGSNSFVVWNVPEFSKQFLPKYFKHNNFSSFVRQLNTYGFRKVDPDRWEFANEGFLKGQKQLLKSIIRRKPSQVQPPQQPQVQHSSVGACVEVGKFGLDEEVERLQRDKNVLMQELVRLRQQQQVTENHLQHVGQKVHVMEQRQQQMMSFLAKAVQSPGFLNQFSQQSNNEGSQHMSESNKKRRLPVEDQKNSGGSQGLNGLSRQIVRYQSSMNESSNSMLQQINNMSNTHTNNHGSFLLGDVPNPNLSDNGSSSNGPSGVVAFTDVSSNTTNQVLETNLPYPQPQADLLAPKQGAEGGSGSPSPDLVGCERDTGECLDPIMAVLDGSMMLETNELLPGVQDSLWEQFFGESSGIGDSDELVPGSVDNELIMEQLELQPNLRNVLSNNQQMNHLTEQMGLLTSDALRK
- the LOC106341104 gene encoding LOW QUALITY PROTEIN: protein EXORDIUM-like 6 (The sequence of the model RefSeq protein was modified relative to this genomic sequence to represent the inferred CDS: inserted 5 bases in 3 codons; deleted 3 bases in 2 codons) yields the protein MTSSSSLSVITFLLFVHLSLSRESSPQIPSVTXNLSLLWYGQFTPVQKERVHDFXLNFDAKEGLDPKVSSWGKVXESYQERYEVKDIYRQRKKNNKTVVPRIKVKIVRSYIDKKMIFGNDLTIDNGEIEVENGRRKHIVSGVVVLLAPQVRAQGLGLCNKTCQQYGLTVNDIIKGKKKQQLYIIVSNPEVQRLGWCAWSFQIASKGPHGMTNQPPSGEIGADALVIQLATGLADVTINPALTESLFKSEPP